A window of Citrus sinensis cultivar Valencia sweet orange chromosome 7, DVS_A1.0, whole genome shotgun sequence contains these coding sequences:
- the LOC102630994 gene encoding protein RADIALIS-like 4, translating into MASNTMTSSRSSGSSWTVKQNKQFETALAFYDKDTPDRWDNVAKAVSGKTVEDVKKHYELLVKDINDIEAGRYPHPNYRSTTGTGN; encoded by the coding sequence atggCATCCAACACCATGACTTCTTCACGCAGCTCTGGCTCATCCTGGACTGTCAAACAGAACAAACAATTCGAGACAGCTCTGGCCTTTTATGACAAGGACACCCCTGACCGCTGGGACAATGTTGCTAAGGCTGTTAGCGGCAAAACAGTCGAAGACGTCAAGAAACATTATGAACTGCTCGTTAAGGATATCAATGACATTGAAGCTGGCAGGTATCCTCACCCCAACTATCGCTCTACTACTGGAACCGGCAACTGA